One window of Quercus robur chromosome 12, dhQueRobu3.1, whole genome shotgun sequence genomic DNA carries:
- the LOC126709538 gene encoding probable WRKY transcription factor 69 — protein sequence MDDSLLPKLDKEVSKELKPETQASKRRKLVQKTVVTVRIGANVGKLKNEGPPSDFWSWRKYGQKPIKGSPYPRGYYRCSTSKGCSAKKQVERCRNDASMLIITYTSSHNHPGPDLSTTNLIQLAEEPKTHSTVDLQTPLKEEQQELAQEEEKQNEPTMTTKEKEPGEDHFLYIQSPISSSQDIIVNQAEDPFTVNLEKPHETMGLVLDEEPLCYSQLMNFSTPMSEENDFFDELEELPTSSSFTSFMTSNFFEERIPVVPS from the exons ATGGATGATTCTCTCTTGCCAAAGCTGGACAAAGAGGTTTCAAAAGAACTCAAACCAGAAACTCAGGCATCCAAAAGAAG GAAATTGGTTCAAAAAACTGTTGTTACAGTGAGAATTGGAGCAAATGTTGGGAAACTAAAGAATGAAGGACCACCTTCTGATTTTTGGTCTTGGAGAAAATATGGCCAAAAACCTATTAAAGGATCTCCTTATCCAAG GGGTTACTATAGGTGTAGCACATCAAAAGGTTGTTCGGCCAAAAAACAAGTAGAGAGATGCAGAAATGATGCTTCAATGCTCATCATCACCTACACCTCTAGCCATAACCATCCAGGTCCTGATCTTTCCACCACCAACCTGATCCAACTAGCAGAAGAACCCAAAACCCATTCCACTGTAGATCTCCAAACACCCTTAAAAGAGGAACAGCAGGAGCTAgcacaagaagaagaaaaacaaaatgaacCCACTATGacaactaaagaaaaagaaccagGTGAAGATCATTTCCTCTACATACAATCCCCTATAAGCAGTTCCCAAGATATAATAGTTAACCAAGCAGAAGACCCTTTCACAGTGAACCTAGAAAAACCCCATGAAACAATGGGTCTTGTCTTGGATGAAGAACCCCTCTGTTACTCCCAGCTCATGAACTTCTCCACACCCATGTCAGAGGAAAATGACTTCTTTGACGAGCTTGAAGAATTGCCCACATCTTCATCTTTCACAAGCTTCATGACCAGCAATTTTTTCGAGGAAAGGATTCCTGTTGTCCCTTCTTGA
- the LOC126708592 gene encoding ATP-dependent Clp protease proteolytic subunit 5, chloroplastic — translation MAHTCSASSLRFNSLIFSPNPNPSSVSDSHSLSLHPSRSRKLGKLVGYKKNLQSSPVRAMYSEKFWAPERSSQQGIWSIRDDLQVPSSAYFPAYAQGQGPPPMVQERFQSVISQLFQHRIIRCGGAVDDDMANIIVAQLLYLDAVDPNKDILMYVNSPGGSVTAGMAVFDTMRHIRPDVSTVCVGLAASMGAFLLSAGTKGKRYSLPNSRIMIHQPLGGAQGGQTDIDIQANEMLHHKANLNGYLAYHTGQSLDRINQDTDRDFFMSAKEAKEYGLIDGIIINPLKALQPLAAMAEAETKVESGV, via the exons ATGGCTCACACTTGCTCAGCCTCGTCTCTCAGATTCAACTCTCTAATCTTCtcccctaaccctaaccctagctCTGTCTCCGATTCTCACAGTCTCTCTCTCCATCCCTCTCGTTCCAG GAAATTAGGAAAGTTAGTTGGTTATAAGAAGAACCTCCAGAGTTCTCCCGTGAGAGCCATGTATTCTGAGAAGTTTTGGGCACCAGAGAGGAGTTCTCAACAGGGGATTTGGTCCATAAG GGATGACTTGCAAGTCCCATCTTCTGCATACTTCCCTGCATATGCGCAAGGCCAAGGGCCACCCCCAATGGTACAAGAGCGCTTCCAGAGTGTTATAAGTCAGCTTTTTCAGCAT AGAATAATACGTTGTGGTGGAGCTGTTGATGATGACATGGCGAACATAATAGTTGCTCAACTTCTGTATCTTGATGCCGTTGACCCCAACAAG GACATTCTCATGTATGTGAATTCTCCTGGAGGTTCAGTTACTGCTG gtaTGGCTGTATTTGACACAATGAGGCATATCCGACCTGATGTCTCCACTGTTTGTGTTGGACTAGCAGCAAG TATGGGAGCTTTTTTGCTTAGTGCTGGGACCAAAG GAAAAAGATACAGTTTGCCAAACTCAAGGATAATGATCCATCAGCCTCTCGGTGGAGCACAAGGTGGCCAAACAGATATAGATATTCAG GCAAATGAAATGCTGCATCATAAAGCTAACCTTAATGGGTATCTCGCCTACCACACTGGTCAAAGTCTTGACAGGATCAATCAGGATACTGACCGAGATTTCTTCATGAGTGCAAAAGAAGCCAAAGAATATGGGCTTATAGATGGTATCATTATCAATCCTCTCAAAGCTCTTCAGCCACTGGCAGCAATGGCAGAGGCCGAGACTAAAGTTGAGTCTGGTGTGTAA